A portion of the Glycine max cultivar Williams 82 chromosome 10, Glycine_max_v4.0, whole genome shotgun sequence genome contains these proteins:
- the LOC100819077 gene encoding protoheme IX farnesyltransferase, mitochondrial isoform X1, whose product MGGSCCRCYSTTFGIKWAAASNDISLNAMILPVALYFWKIPHFMALAYLCRDDFAAGGFKMYSLADASGHRISLVALGNSMYLIPLGFLAYDCVQKQKNAASAGAKLFCFPGPSLIQIQLF is encoded by the exons ATGGGTGGGAGCTGTTGTCGGTGCTATTCCACCACTTTTGGGATAAA ATGGGCTGCAGCTTCTAATGATATTTCACTAAATGCAATGATTCTTCCAGTTGCTTTGTATTTTTGGAAAATACCACACTTTATGGCCTTAGCCTATTTGTGTCGTGATGATTTTGCTGCTGGAGG GTTTAAGATGTACTCTCTTGCTGATGCATCTGGGCATAGAATATCATTGGTGGCTTTAGGGAACTCTATGTATCTAATCCCTTTGGGGTTCTTGGCTTATGACT GTGTGCAAAAGCAAAAGAATGCAGCATCAGCTGgagcaaaattgttttgcttTCCTGGCCCTTCTCTTATACAGATACAG CTGTTTTAA
- the LOC100819077 gene encoding protoheme IX farnesyltransferase, mitochondrial isoform X2 gives MLIFRWAAASNDISLNAMILPVALYFWKIPHFMALAYLCRDDFAAGGFKMYSLADASGHRISLVALGNSMYLIPLGFLAYDCVQKQKNAASAGAKLFCFPGPSLIQIQVSR, from the exons ATGTTGATTTTCAGATGGGCTGCAGCTTCTAATGATATTTCACTAAATGCAATGATTCTTCCAGTTGCTTTGTATTTTTGGAAAATACCACACTTTATGGCCTTAGCCTATTTGTGTCGTGATGATTTTGCTGCTGGAGG GTTTAAGATGTACTCTCTTGCTGATGCATCTGGGCATAGAATATCATTGGTGGCTTTAGGGAACTCTATGTATCTAATCCCTTTGGGGTTCTTGGCTTATGACT GTGTGCAAAAGCAAAAGAATGCAGCATCAGCTGgagcaaaattgttttgcttTCCTGGCCCTTCTCTTATACAGATACAG GTTTCTCGTTAA